In the genome of Pseudomonas sp. P5_109, one region contains:
- the glgB gene encoding 1,4-alpha-glucan branching protein GlgB translates to MSVSNKEQGHHKEALLPKARDIDALVRAEHIDPFAILGPHADGVGGQFIRAYLPGALSVEVLARDSGEALGNLQTTETPGLFVGHFQRAQAYLLRTRWAGGEQTAEDPYSFGPLLGEMDLYLFAEGNHRDLSACLGAQLKTVDGVDGVRFAVWAPNARRVSVVGDFNVWDGRRHPMRLRHPTGVWELFIPRLQAGDTYKYEILGAHGILPLKADPMALATSLPPDTASKVASPLKVDWQDQNWMMSRGDRHRVTAPLSIYELHAGSWQCELDDLGEVARQYTWPELTERLIPYVKELGFTHIELMPIMEHPFGGSWGYQLLSQFAPSARYGTPDQFAAFINACHQAELGVILDWVPAHFPTDTHGLAQFDGTALYEYGNPQEGFHQDWDTLIYNLGRTEVHGYMLASALHWLKHFHVDGLRVDAVASMLYRDYSRKAGEWVPNRHGGRENLEAIDFLRHLNDVVALEAPGALVIAEESTAWPGVSQGTQQGGLGFAYKWNMGWMHDSLHYIQQDPVYRAHHHNELSFGLVYAWSERFILPISHDEVVHGKHSLIDKMPGDRWQKFANLRAYLSFMWAHPGKKLLFMGCEFGQWREWNHDQQLDWYLLQYSEHKGVQKLVSDLNRLYREEPALHEQDDVPQGFQWLIGDDAINSVYAWLRWSKDGKPVLVVANFTPVPREAYRVGVPFAGQWSEVLNSDSSIYAGSNYGNSGGAAAEETPSHGQALSLVLNLPPLAVLMLRPEI, encoded by the coding sequence ATGAGTGTCTCGAACAAGGAACAGGGTCATCACAAAGAAGCGCTGCTGCCCAAAGCGCGGGATATCGATGCGTTGGTGCGTGCCGAGCATATCGATCCTTTTGCAATTCTCGGCCCCCACGCCGATGGCGTCGGCGGGCAGTTCATTCGCGCTTATCTGCCGGGCGCCCTGAGTGTTGAAGTACTGGCCAGGGACTCGGGCGAAGCGCTTGGGAATCTTCAAACCACGGAGACGCCGGGATTGTTTGTCGGGCATTTCCAGCGTGCACAGGCGTATCTGCTGCGCACCCGTTGGGCCGGCGGCGAGCAGACGGCAGAAGACCCTTACAGCTTCGGCCCCTTGTTGGGCGAAATGGATTTGTACCTGTTTGCCGAAGGTAATCACCGCGACCTCAGCGCGTGCCTGGGTGCGCAACTGAAAACCGTGGACGGCGTCGACGGCGTGCGTTTCGCCGTATGGGCACCCAATGCCCGGCGGGTCTCGGTAGTCGGTGATTTCAACGTCTGGGACGGGCGCCGGCATCCGATGCGCCTGCGTCATCCCACCGGCGTCTGGGAACTGTTCATCCCGCGCCTGCAAGCCGGTGATACCTACAAATACGAAATTCTCGGCGCCCACGGCATTCTGCCGTTGAAGGCCGATCCCATGGCGCTGGCCACCAGCCTGCCACCGGACACGGCGTCGAAAGTCGCGTCACCGTTGAAAGTCGACTGGCAGGACCAGAACTGGATGATGTCCCGGGGCGATCGCCACCGGGTGACGGCGCCCTTGTCGATCTACGAGTTGCACGCCGGCTCGTGGCAATGTGAGCTGGACGATCTGGGCGAAGTGGCCCGCCAGTACACCTGGCCCGAACTGACCGAGCGGTTGATTCCCTATGTGAAAGAGCTGGGCTTCACCCACATCGAACTGATGCCGATCATGGAACACCCGTTCGGCGGCTCGTGGGGCTATCAGCTGCTGTCGCAATTCGCGCCGAGTGCGCGCTATGGCACGCCCGACCAGTTCGCCGCGTTCATCAACGCCTGCCACCAGGCCGAGCTCGGGGTGATCCTCGATTGGGTACCGGCGCATTTTCCCACCGATACCCACGGCCTGGCCCAGTTCGACGGCACGGCCCTGTACGAGTACGGCAACCCGCAGGAGGGCTTCCACCAGGACTGGGACACGCTGATCTATAACCTCGGCCGCACCGAAGTGCACGGCTACATGCTGGCGTCGGCGTTGCACTGGCTCAAGCATTTCCATGTCGACGGCCTGCGCGTCGATGCGGTGGCCTCGATGCTGTACCGCGACTACTCGCGCAAGGCCGGCGAGTGGGTGCCGAACCGCCATGGCGGCCGAGAGAACCTGGAAGCCATCGATTTCCTGCGTCACCTCAACGATGTGGTGGCCCTGGAAGCACCCGGAGCGCTGGTGATCGCCGAAGAATCCACCGCCTGGCCGGGCGTCAGCCAGGGTACGCAACAGGGCGGCCTGGGCTTTGCCTACAAATGGAACATGGGCTGGATGCACGATTCGCTGCACTACATCCAGCAAGATCCGGTGTACCGCGCCCATCACCACAACGAACTGAGTTTCGGCCTGGTGTATGCCTGGTCCGAGCGCTTCATCCTGCCGATCTCCCACGACGAAGTGGTGCACGGCAAACACTCGCTGATCGACAAGATGCCCGGCGACCGCTGGCAGAAATTCGCCAACCTGCGGGCCTACCTGAGTTTCATGTGGGCGCATCCGGGCAAGAAGCTGCTGTTCATGGGTTGCGAGTTCGGCCAATGGCGCGAGTGGAATCACGATCAGCAACTGGACTGGTACCTGTTGCAGTACTCCGAGCACAAGGGGGTGCAGAAACTGGTGAGTGACCTCAATCGCCTGTACCGTGAAGAACCGGCGCTGCATGAGCAGGATGATGTGCCGCAGGGGTTCCAATGGCTGATCGGCGATGATGCGATCAACAGCGTTTATGCGTGGTTGCGCTGGAGCAAGGACGGTAAACCGGTGCTGGTGGTGGCCAACTTTACGCCGGTGCCACGCGAGGCTTATCGCGTTGGGGTGCCGTTTGCGGGGCAGTGGAGTGAGGTGCTTAACAGTGATTCGTCGATTTATGCCGGTTCCAATTACGGCAACAGTGGCGGGGCAGCGGCCGAGGAAACGCCGAGTCATGGGCAGGCGTTGTCGCTGGTGCTGAATTTGCCGCCGTTGGCGGTGTTGATGTTAAGGCCGGAGATATAA
- a CDS encoding RHS repeat-associated core domain-containing protein — protein sequence MMTRDLEHLHRGTPALAVADPRGLAVRAIQYHRRQTVDPVEARVTHQRFDAAGRPVASRDPYLFALAQDDLSVPANLSQVFSLSAVALSSDSVDAGWRVALHGAAGQRVEAWDGRGSHSLTEFDELLRPVAVHEDGEDFAKCVLERFTYAGVDADAASHNLCGQLIRHDDPAGTLHLRELGIAGALLQQTRHFLLETDPVNWPDNVVARDALLEPTDGATTALHYAASGELLRQIDALGNHQRFTYTNAAELKDTRLTLAGPGQTERTLVSDLQYNAFSQIESETAGNGVITRHHYDPADGRLIVLSAHKANGSPLQNLKYRYDAAGNVRTLQDTAQPIRYFNNQRIEPIKTYCYDTLNQLIEATGWEAKTGHGGPALPNLQPLPLDPNQIAQYTQTFHYDAGGNLLDLKHVGAQTHGRTLTRARYSNRCLPERNGRPPTEAELATGFDANGNLCELQAGQSMGWDLRNQLSTVRPVIREDGNDDYERYLYDGGGQRVRKLRANQANARTLISEVRYLHGVEIRRHGGTGEILHVINASAGSNSVQVLHWATNPPEDIGNDLVRYNLNDHLKSSALELDQTADLISQEWYYPFGGTACFAARSATEAKYKTVRYSGKERDATGLYYYGFRYYAPWLQRWINPDPAGYVDGENLYRMTKNNPITFLDDDGLITKEDRAERRQLERKLPIRARGMTAITKYNPELAEKIKNGLDDSRTTIANAIKAVESIVNNEDDGTYSGIISDYMGKAAPPELLLEKLKSLYALSRQYGHNSQRIVAVEITKPETGNSLPPYAFVYSHSTLKNIYINTTSLNDPREFFSTTLIHEYTHVLDELNTADFYYINDDSISATYNAQIMAFDWLEGRYTLTVKSTYEEDFIEASNEPDMQSALKKYANDRDFREFISTGNADSWSEMIASLSTRIVAAPQHIFV from the coding sequence ATGATGACCAGGGACTTGGAACATCTACATCGTGGCACACCGGCCCTTGCGGTTGCAGACCCGCGCGGGCTGGCGGTCAGGGCAATTCAGTACCATCGGCGGCAGACGGTCGATCCGGTTGAAGCGCGGGTGACGCATCAACGCTTCGATGCCGCTGGCCGCCCCGTGGCTAGCCGTGATCCGTATCTGTTTGCCTTGGCGCAGGACGATTTGTCGGTGCCGGCCAATCTCAGCCAGGTGTTCAGTTTGTCAGCTGTAGCGTTGTCGAGTGACAGCGTGGATGCGGGTTGGCGAGTAGCGTTGCACGGTGCGGCCGGGCAGCGCGTCGAGGCCTGGGATGGCCGAGGCAGTCACTCCCTGACTGAGTTCGATGAACTGCTGCGACCGGTGGCCGTGCATGAGGACGGTGAAGATTTCGCCAAGTGTGTGCTTGAGCGTTTTACCTATGCGGGAGTCGATGCCGACGCCGCCTCGCACAATCTGTGCGGTCAGTTGATTCGCCATGACGATCCGGCCGGAACCCTGCACCTGCGCGAACTCGGCATTGCTGGGGCGCTACTGCAACAGACCCGGCACTTTTTGCTGGAGACCGATCCGGTCAACTGGCCCGACAACGTGGTCGCGCGCGATGCCTTGCTTGAGCCCACCGACGGCGCCACCACCGCGCTGCACTATGCCGCCAGCGGCGAATTGCTCCGGCAAATCGATGCACTGGGCAATCATCAGCGTTTTACCTACACTAACGCCGCCGAACTGAAAGACACGCGACTGACCTTGGCCGGCCCCGGCCAGACAGAACGAACGCTGGTCAGCGATCTGCAGTACAACGCCTTCAGCCAGATCGAGTCGGAAACCGCCGGCAACGGCGTGATCACCCGCCACCACTACGACCCTGCGGATGGCCGCCTCATCGTCTTGAGTGCCCACAAAGCCAACGGCTCGCCGCTGCAAAATCTGAAGTACCGTTACGACGCCGCCGGCAACGTACGAACCCTTCAGGACACCGCCCAACCGATCCGCTACTTCAACAACCAGCGCATCGAACCGATCAAGACCTATTGCTACGACACCCTCAATCAATTGATCGAAGCCACCGGATGGGAAGCCAAAACCGGCCACGGCGGCCCCGCCCTGCCCAACCTGCAACCCCTGCCCCTCGACCCTAACCAGATCGCCCAGTACACCCAGACCTTCCACTACGACGCTGGCGGCAATCTGCTGGACCTGAAACATGTCGGCGCTCAGACCCATGGCCGCACCTTGACCCGCGCCCGATACAGCAACCGTTGCCTGCCCGAGCGCAATGGCCGCCCACCGACTGAAGCCGAACTGGCCACCGGTTTCGATGCCAATGGCAACCTGTGTGAGTTGCAAGCCGGCCAGTCGATGGGTTGGGATTTGCGTAATCAACTGTCCACCGTGCGCCCGGTGATTCGCGAAGACGGCAATGACGATTACGAACGTTACCTCTATGACGGCGGCGGCCAGCGGGTTCGCAAGCTCCGTGCAAACCAGGCCAACGCCCGAACGTTGATCAGCGAAGTGCGCTACCTGCACGGTGTGGAAATCCGTAGGCACGGTGGTACGGGGGAAATCCTCCACGTGATCAATGCCAGTGCAGGCAGCAACAGCGTGCAAGTGCTGCATTGGGCCACCAATCCACCCGAAGACATTGGCAACGATCTAGTGCGATACAACCTCAATGACCACTTGAAATCCAGCGCCCTGGAATTGGACCAAACCGCCGACCTGATCAGCCAGGAATGGTACTACCCGTTTGGCGGTACAGCGTGTTTCGCGGCCCGCTCGGCCACTGAAGCCAAGTACAAGACCGTGCGTTATTCAGGCAAGGAGCGGGATGCGACAGGGCTTTATTATTATGGGTTCAGGTATTACGCGCCGTGGTTGCAGCGGTGGATTAATCCGGATCCGGCGGGGTATGTGGATGGAGAGAATCTGTATCGAATGACGAAAAATAACCCGATTACATTTTTGGATGATGATGGGCTTATTACCAAAGAAGATCGAGCTGAACGGCGCCAGCTCGAGCGTAAGCTGCCGATAAGAGCTCGAGGCATGACAGCCATAACGAAATACAACCCAGAGCTCGCCGAAAAAATAAAAAACGGCTTAGATGACTCAAGAACTACTATAGCCAACGCAATCAAGGCTGTGGAAAGTATTGTAAACAACGAAGATGATGGCACCTACTCTGGAATTATCAGTGATTACATGGGAAAAGCCGCACCACCGGAACTTTTACTAGAGAAACTCAAATCCCTCTACGCACTCAGCAGGCAGTACGGTCATAACTCCCAACGAATAGTTGCTGTAGAAATTACTAAACCTGAAACTGGAAACAGTTTGCCACCTTACGCCTTTGTTTATAGTCATTCAACACTAAAAAATATCTACATCAATACCACCTCACTAAATGACCCAAGAGAATTCTTCTCCACCACACTAATTCATGAGTACACGCATGTTTTAGATGAATTGAACACTGCCGATTTTTATTACATCAATGATGACTCGATCTCCGCGACATACAACGCCCAGATCATGGCTTTCGATTGGCTGGAGGGCAGATATACACTAACTGTAAAAAGCACGTACGAAGAGGACTTCATCGAGGCATCCAACGAACCCGATATGCAATCGGCACTGAAAAAATACGCCAACGACAGGGACTTCAGAGAGTTTATTTCAACAGGCAATGCCGACTCATGGAGTGAAATGATCGCCTCACTAAGCACAAGAATAGTCGCTGCACCTCAGCACATATTTGTGTAG